In the Uranotaenia lowii strain MFRU-FL chromosome 1, ASM2978415v1, whole genome shotgun sequence genome, gccataatcgGGTGCTCTTTCAACTGAAATACCCTCCAAGCATTCAGTACTGTATGCTGATCGCTATGTAACTAGTAGAAAGCGCTAATGGAAAACTGACTCCCTTCCCTCCTATATCGTTTCCCCATTTTGTTGGCACCGAACCAAACATTTGATGAATCTGTTCTAAGTAGCAAGCAGCCAAAGGACTCACCTCTTGAGCGTCACATTCTTGCTGCCGCCGAGTTTGTTCATCTTGACCTTCCTTGCTCCACCACCACCAGTGCTGCCAGTGTCACCTCCCCCGCCACTCACGGCGGTTTGCTCCGAATCGGCATCACTGGTATCCACTATGATTCCACTGCTCGGCGTTTCGACcgattgttgttgctgctgttgttgattaCCGTTGATTCCGTTGAGATTTCGCGACTCACTAGCACTATTGCTCATCATTTTcgtttgtgattgatttttgCGATTATTGGCCGCAACCAGATCGAAGTCTTCCCCGTTGAATTCCTCTtcttcgtcttcgtcgtcgtgGTCTGCATCGAACGACTCATCCGCATCATCTTCACAACTATTCACGGCACTGTAACCCTCGGCACCACCGTTGATGCCATTAGCACTGACTCCGGTGGAGGTTTTCTTAAGGACACTCGCGAGCTGCTTGACACCGGTGCTCACATTGCCGTTTCCGTTGACCAAAATGAGATTGttgaaatttctatcactttttaccacatttttggTGCAAACCGTGCTAGCAACACTGCTGCAGCTGACGACGACACCATTAACCCGTGCACCCGAGTTCCCCAGTAGGCTAGTGCGTTCATCACTCAGATCTTCGCCGATGGTGGCAGACCCGTTGCTACCGACTCCAGCGTCGGTTCCGTTTCGTTTTCCACCATATTTCCCCCCTAGCCCGACATTCCCACCAATCTTGCGACCATTGCAGTCCCCGTTCCCGTCCCCAACTAAGCTTCTGCTGCTGTTGGTGGAATCACTGCTAGAATCCCCTACCAACTGATAGCGATGGTTTGTTTTGATGGCCGATTTAATCACTTTTGTAGGTGCACTGCCGCCGCCGTTTGCTGTTGTTGACGTCGTCGTAAAGGTTTTTAGCACAGTAACCGTACCCGGCCTACTGCTGCTGCCTCCGGAGGAACGATTTCCGTTGCCTACGGGTTTGGAACTTCCTGGATTGTGGTGCCCAGGACTTCCACCGTTGCTGCCAGTAGAACTGTTCAAATTTAGGCTCAAATTTCTGGCCACTGCTCCACTAGAGGCCGCCGTCACAGAGGGCGATTTTTCCTCAACTGGTAACATATAGGAGAGCATTTTGGCTTCTCTGGCCCGAGCTTCGGGATCCGCGATCTAGCCTAGCTCTCGCGTTCTAGCGTCGAGCACAAGTTTTCTATACTATACAGACTTATAGTAAACACAACAGAATACATGCATGCAGAACCAGGAACTGCAAGGGCAAAAAAAGTGCACCGTTGCGCGCAATTGCACCAAAATGCACTCTCTTCCTCTCTCTTTTTAGCACTCGAGTTCTCTCCTCACACGTTAGCTCACTCACTTCCGCCGTCCGTTCTGTACCCAGTTACAATGTTGCTGCCCTACTTAGGAACCACCCCCGCGGAACCAAATAAAACTTAGCTCAGAGTTTTCCAGTTGCAAAGTTCATCGAACATCGCATACCGACACATACGACTTCAACTTCGGTCGAGGGGTGCTTAGAAAAACAAATCCACACAGCACCTAACGAAAATGACGAAGACGACCGAGACGCCACCTTCATCgaggttgctgctgctgtcgaTTTGATGACAGTTTTTGTTTTGCGCTTCTCTCCTCAGCTGCTTAGATTCTCTGCTTGCACCCAGCTTGCGCAAAAAAGGGGTTGATTTAGTTGACCTTGCATTCAGTGGATAGACGTTTTTTTGCCAACCAACCGATTAGATCATCTTGCCGAATGACGGTGACACGTTGTTGCTGCAGCTGTAAAAAACGATACAGAGAAGAGAAAGCCATTGGTTAATAAGACTggatattttatgttttttctgtTGGTAACAGTTATGCAGTTGAAAACAATTTATCAGAAAAGtaacgttaaaaataaaaaaatacaacagctGTGTTCAATCAGCGGTCGTTCATTCATTCAGAAATCGCGATTTTGCTGTTTTAGTTGTTGTGTCAGCTACGCACTGCGTCAGCTTTcattgagaaaagtttttattagggAACCAATTTCATCTAGTATTGCTACACTGTTTGTCttgatagtgttttttttaattttttttaaatgaccaCACAATATCTTTTTACTCAGCTAACTACCATAACTATTGGTTAGTTGGAGAAGAAGTCTTTGGCATAGAGTTAAGAATTCCGCGAACATATGTTTTCGacgtttttttcataaatttaaataaaagtacgTCAGAAAGATGAATAAATGAATTTCGTTATCTTAAAAACCACTAAACAAGTGAATATATATAATGAATCAAATATTCAGGAATAAGATCTTAAGAGTAACAAGAAAGTTTGAACCTTTAAATGGggataattttttaatctcaaataaaatttaggatttttttttttacatttttattaagaatctgcaatataaatGATGTTAATCTGTAGATATAAAACTGAATGTTTGCTCgatgtctgttccctatagactcgagaactactgaaccaatcatTGTGAAAGTTCGTTTAtaagggtttttggggccggagatgatttctaaaatactttcaaacggctcccatacaaaattaataaaaaatatgacataatttgaacaattttaagaaaCAACTGAACCAATAAACGTGAAACTTagtgtgtagccgtttttaaGACTGGAAATGGTTTTCGAAAGACTTTCAAACCCCTCTGAATCCTAAAAaggggggctcttatacaaaaTTAACCAACATTTTACACAATTCGAACCATTTTCGTAAACTTCtaaaccgatcaacgtgaaatttgatgtGCAGCCATTTTCAGGATcggaaatggtttctataaaACCTTTAAACCCCTCCAAATCTAAAAATGAGGGGATCccatacaaataaaacaaacatttgaCACAATTTTTGTAAACAGCTGTAcatatcaacgtgaaatttgatgtgtagccattttcgagaccgggaatggtttctataatactttaaaACCCCTCCAAATCTAAAGAAGGGGGGCTCCCTTACcaaataacaataatttgacacaattcgaacaattatcggaaactactgaatcgaTCAACGTAAAACTTGGTGTACAGCCA is a window encoding:
- the LOC129738567 gene encoding uncharacterized transmembrane protein DDB_G0289901-like; amino-acid sequence: MLSYMLPVEEKSPSVTAASSGAVARNLSLNLNSSTGSNGGSPGHHNPGSSKPVGNGNRSSGGSSSRPGTVTVLKTFTTTSTTANGGGSAPTKVIKSAIKTNHRYQLVGDSSSDSTNSSRSLVGDGNGDCNGRKIGGNVGLGGKYGGKRNGTDAGVGSNGSATIGEDLSDERTSLLGNSGARVNGVVVSCSSVASTVCTKNVVKSDRNFNNLILVNGNGNVSTGVKQLASVLKKTSTGVSANGINGGAEGYSAVNSCEDDADESFDADHDDEDEEEEFNGEDFDLVAANNRKNQSQTKMMSNSASESRNLNGINGNQQQQQQQSVETPSSGIIVDTSDADSEQTAVSGGGGDTGSTGGGGARKVKMNKLGGSKNVTLKRVSFGSSKGSMVETLVFETPTPLPEHAERQFFHSPAVLAGAGTTVVTSSGTVPSSYHHPHHHYHHMSHYHHPMHQQQQQPLLHPQHPVPGSSTTATTDGGSLSGLDDSGIELQEEVERSKVRVSFFQSSKPQSISPPESLLFAGGQHNLIHFGPGSGGGPPGYDNNNTLLDASFITSAALNQQYDSLLAGHPHHPQYQHLVGYDPDDPASMAVAYDRQMR